GCATGAGCCGCTGTCTCCCGCACATTCAAGGCCTTCTGCCCCTGGACCAGCATTTGAGCGGGTGGATCTAGGTGTTCTTCCCGTTGTGTTTATCCTACTTGGAGTTTGGTTCAATTTATAGGTTAATGTTTTTTCTCAAATTGGGAAGTTTTCAACCATTATTTCTGCAAATACTTGGTCTGCCCTTCCTCTCCAGTGACACCTCTTACGTGCATGATGGGTCCTTACACCCCTGGTCCTACAGGTCCTGATCTGCTTTTCTGCAGACATTTTCTGTTCTTCAGGTTGGTTGATTTCTATTGTTAGTCAACAGGAATTGATCAAAGCTTGATGCCGGTGCTTAGCTGATGTCCACTGGTGGCGCCTAGACTATCTTCGTATTTTGGTGATGGTAAAAGTGCTGTGGTAAATGTGAGGTGCAGGGGATGGTCGTGAGgggtgatttcatttccttttggtaCAGATGGTCCCTGACTCTTTGAAGCTGTGAGAGCTATTCGTACCTCCATTCCGTTCTCCACATCAGTAGAGGATTCAGTAACTCCCTGAGCTACTCAGTGCTTCATGACAAAGCAGGCCTGTTGGAGTCTCTTGTCAAAGTGCAGCTGAAGAAACTGTTTTGGTGTGTTTAAGGTAGGTGAGGTTAATACATTTCACCTTGGGCTATTTTCGACTTATTATGATCTTATCAGGATGTCACCCCACGATGAATCAAAGAGTGTTTGTGTACCCTGAAGAGGGGTTGCTGGGTTGACTTTAAAAATTGTCATCCccgtgacttgggagactgaggcagaaggatctcaagttcaaggccagcctcagccacttagtgagaccctgtctcaaaataaaaaataagaaggcctggggatgtagctcagtggtaaagcacctctaagttcaatttccagtaccagaaaaacaaaaaaatatatatttttttgtttcactaTTGGGAttctatatttgttgattgttacTCTATTTTCCTTTAACTTGAACTTGCTTTGAAGTCTTTGTTAACTCCAATACGTGGGTCCAAAGTCACTGTCCCTTTGCTCTTGTTTTCCTGTGTATGGGTCACGTTTTCCTGTTTCTCTCCATGTCCAGTAAGTCTTGGTTGAAAActagaaattttatatatgtggCAGCAACCCTGAGTTCTGTGTGATTTTTTGGAGGTTGATTGACAGCTTacctggatttattttttttttaagagaatttttaatattttttagttctcggcggacacaacatctttgttggtatgtggtgctgaggatcgaagccgggccccacgcatgccaggtgagcgcgctaccgcttgagccacatccccagcccgcttaCCTGGATTTCAACATCAGACTTTCTCCTCCTACCGTGTATGGCCCAGTGTGTCTCTCAGTTGTTTCGATGCTCATCCCTGGGAATCCACCTGTGGCTTCCTCCCTTGATTACTGATCAGCCAGTGGTTCACAGCATTTGTATTCAAGTGCTCCCAGCCTGTGTTATTCCACCTGTTTGTGGTTTGGGGAACCCTTTTAAACCACCTTGGCTTTTCCTTTTCCCTGGGCTCTCTTGGGGCTCCCCCCGACCTGCACAGATCCCCGTTAGCTAGGAGTGTACAGAGCGCCTCAGCCCATCTTGGGCCTTTTTTCATTACTGTAAGTAAATACCTAAAGCTGAGTAACTTTatagagagatttattttggctcatgggttTGGAGGTGCAATGGAGGGGCTATGTTTGGTGATGGCCTGGTTGCTGGCAAAGTCCCAAGGTGGCTCAGGGCATCACATATCAAGAAACGGGGAGAGTACACGTGTGTTCTGTGTTCTCTCTTCTGataaagccaccaggattcaGCCACAGAAGCTTCTCCCTAATGACCTTAGCTAGTCCTAATTGCTTAACAAAGGCCCCACCTCTACACGGATTAAGTTGGATTTAAGTTTCCTCTTAATACTGTCCAGTGGGATGAAATGTCGCCTTGTGAATTTGGGGGGACACACTCAGACTATATCCAAACCAAAGCCCAGCCATCCTCTCCAGTTCCCTCATTCCCAGGGGCTCCCCCTGCACTTGTGGCCGGCTGCTCACTCCAACTTGGGTGACTTCAGGTCACTGTGGTTTTTATATAAATGGATTTTTCTACTCAGCATAATGGAAACATGTCATGCTGAGCACCTGTCAGTACTTCATGCCTTTTTATTGATAAATAGTAATACACCATATATACCaaagtttatttccttttcctttttttttttttttcaatacagaagattgaacttggggcactctaACCcaggcttatttttttattaactttgagacagggtcttgctaaattttccaggctgggcttgaacttgccatccttctgcctcagccttcttttattttttattattctttatcattttttagttgtaggtggacgcaagacctttattttatttatttacttttatggggtgctgaggatggagcccagcgCTCACACGcactaggcaggtgctctaccgaggagccacagcccaggcccctgcctcagccttctgagccactgggactcgAGGTGTGGGCCTCAGCACCTGTCCACTTATGATGGTGGACATTCGGGTTGTTTCCAGGTTCAGGGTTTTTACAGATAAACCTGCTGTGAAGTTTTGTGTCCGTGTTTGTGTGGACGTATTCTTTCATCTCTCCGGGGTCACACCTTGAAGGGAAGGATAGCAGGATTATTTGGAAGGTGTATGTTTGGCATTTTATTATACTTAATTTGGAATAGTTTTGGGTTCACAGAAAAGCCTCCAAGATAGAGCAGAGTTCTCTACACGGCTCCCCTGGCTTCCCTTACCGTCACCTGGTGGGAGTCGTGTCTGCTGGGCCTCTTTGCTGTGCTCCACTCAGCCTTCAGCCCACTCCTAaggtgggtgggagggtgggCTCTAGCTCCTGGGGACTGGTGATCTGTACCATTCGAGCCTTCTGCAGTGAAGACGCACCGTCTCCCTCTCATTCTTTACTGTCGATCACTTGTGTAGCAGACACACACCTTCACATCAGCTGGGGTTTGCGGCCAGCACGACCTGATTTTGCTCCTCACACTGCCTCTGGGTTCTTTTCCTTGGGCTGCTGGGTCCCGGGATGTGCTGCCCTCCTTGGGTTTGAGCACTTCCTTCGGGACACTGCTTCATGCTCAGGGGCACTGCTCCTGTTCCTGGCCCAGCCGGTCAACCTTCAGGAGCACTGGTTCCTCTCTTAGAGCCTGGTGTTTAGAAACCAGGATTGTGGTCACAGGTGTTCTCGCTGCTAGTGATGTGACATTTGTTTCTGGAAAGGGACAGAGGTAGACCTTAAGACTATTTGTGTGAATGTCTACCTATATGAGACTGAACACAGTCCTCCCCAGTCTCCCCGCTTCCTCCAGTTCCACAGGGATCCCTTGCACCCGCAGCTTCCCTATGTTGGCGCCTGGCCGCGGCCAACTGAAGGCCTTTCCTTACCCGTGCACCCGGGCACACTCTGCAGCCTCAGAAGGGCCCGTGTCCCTGCATTTCCTGTGGTCATGAGCCTCCCAGTTTCCTATGTTGCcgctttccttcccacctccagGATCTATTTTTCACAGAAGACATCATGGTGACCCTTAGTTGGTCCCAAGAAGGAGTTTCCACTTCAAGACAAAGAGTTCTATTCAGCCAGGCTAATTCCTGACCAGGATTCAGCAACAAAGACAGCGGAGACCCTCGCCccctcttgcctttccctctctctggTAAGCAGGCCCGCGCCTGCCCGGTGGGCCACCAGGGTGGCATCTCCTTCCTGCTCTTAAAGTGGAACCTGCGCCTTTAGATAGAGCAGAACCTGTGGGCGTGGGAAGAACACGGGGTTCCAATGCTCCCACTGAGCATCAATTCCCGGACATTTTATGTGTTTTCAGATCCTTCTCCAGCCCTACCCAGCTGCTCCCCAACGACCACAGTGAAGGTGTGACCCGAGAGACCCAGAGCCAGGGGAGCCAGGTGCAGCAGGCTTCGGGCAGGAGGAGGGTGTGCAGAGCACCGAGTGGCCGGGTGCACAGGTGCAGCCAGACCCTCGTTGGGGGAGGTCGGGGGTCCCCTAGGCATGGAGAGGAGCTATGGGGGACAGGAAAGAGCTGTCTGGGGCTGGCTCAGCGCGGGTGGAGCCCAGCCCAGGGTCGGCGGGCCCCACATTCCAGCCAGGATGCGCTCAGCCGTTGAGGGCGTGGCGAGGGCGTGGCCAGCGCGTGGCCAGCACGTGGCGAGGCGTGATCAGGCACGTGTCTGGTGCGTGTCTGGTGCGCAGGCGCGGTGCCCTCCAGCCTGGGGCCTCAGCGGCGGGCGTCATGGAGCGGTTGCGCTGGCAGATGGTGGCTGTGGCGGCCGCAGGCTTCGCGCTGGCCCTGGAGGCGCTGCCCTGGCTGCTGCGCAGGCTACGGGCTGGGCGGCCACGGCGCGAAGTCCTCTTCTTCCCGTCCCAGGTGACCTGCACGGAGGCCCTGCTGCAGGCCCCGGGCGCCGCGCCCGCCCGGCCGCCCTCGGGCTGCCCGTGCAGCCTGCCCCACTGCGAGAGCTCGCTGAGCCGCCTGCTGCGCGCGCTGCTGGCCGCCCGTGCCAGCCTCGAGCTCTGCCTCTTCGCCTTCTCCAGCCCGCAGCTGGGGCGCGCCGTCCAGCTGCTGCACCAGCGCGGGGTGCGAGTGCGAGTCATCACCGACTGCGACTACATGGCGCTCAACGGCTCGCAGATCGGCCTGCTGCGCAAGGCAGGTGAGCTGGACCGGGCCCCGGGTGGGCGCGCAGAGCAGGGAAGGCCCTGGAAGGCGGCACTTGGTGGGAGGGACCTGAGGGTAGGCAGAGACCTCACTGAGTCCCCCAGTAAGGACTGGGTGGTTTTGCACCTGCCGCGACCAAAGTCAGGCCACCTGGCACGTGAGCCACGCCAGGATTCTTTGCAGAGCAGTCTGATGTCCCGTGTCTGAGTGTGTTcccagagaggaggggaggaaggacgGTGGGACTTCCTAGAGGAGATGTCTTGTCCCAGGACACCACGTAAAACGTGGAGCCTCCAGGATCCCGCTTATTCCCAGGCCCTGGGGTATGCTGGGGATGGGAGGTGCCTGGGCACAGGTGGGAAGGGTTGCCCTGACCAGCAGTCTTGGGGACTGTTGCCGTCCTACAAGAGGTTGGCAGGACTCAGAATGAAGAGTAAAGCTCTGgccacaccagtaatcccagtgcctggggaggctgaggcaggaggagttcaagttcaaggccagtctcagccacttaTACCTTTGTcccaaagtaaaaactaaaaagggttgAGGTGTAAATTAGTGTAGAGGCttctgagtttcatccccagcatggcaaaacCCAACAAAGCCCAACTTTCTGTGCTTAACCACTGGCAGCCTGCAGAGACCCTGAGCCAGTCTGTGTGTGACGTCAGGGTTTGGCTTCTGCTCCCAGGGGAGCAGGCACCTGCCTGTGGCACTAAGGAATCCCACGCTGGGCTCCAGAAGTGTATAAAACTTATCTACTGAAAATGGAGCCAAAAATGTTGATGAGCCGTTGTTTCTCAGCTGCAAAAGAGGAGAAGACAGCTGTGGCTCTCTGGCCTGCTTCTTTACCCAACATGGGGATGAAAGGAAAGATCCAGACCCCCGTCTGCCTGGGGATGAGGAGTCTGTTCTTTGCCTACTCAGTGTGGCGGTCGGGTGCTCCTGCTTCCTGTGCCAGTGCCCAGGGTGAGCCTCGGGTGTCTCTGGATCCCCAGGCACCTGGAGAGCCATGTCTGTGTGCGCGTCCATCTCGGTCATCTCGTGGCCACTGTGACTGACGTGGGACATGTCAGGCTTGCCGTGGTCTCATTGCCCAGTTCTTTCTGCCCAGCCGCGGGCCGCCTGCTGACCTGGGGATCAGAGGACTCCTTCCTGGTGTCCGTCTGGGTTCCTTTGCCCTGGGTGGGAGGGTGTCAGACCCTCCACCCAGCACAGCCCATCCCCCGGGACCAGAGTGGAGGGTGAGCTAAATGTTGAGGACCTTCCCATCCCCCTTAACTGGCAGTCACCAGAGTTGGCCTCCGTCTGTGGGTCATTTCAGTGTGGGAAGCGTGGATTCCTTCAGGCAGAACTTAAATTAGCTGGCTTTTAGACAGGTTTGGAAAGAACCAGATTCTCCTTGAAAGACTGGGCCTCTGCTGATGGCTCCCCAGCCACATCTGGGCTGATCTGGCTCTCGGTTGTCCATCAGCTGGCGTTCACTCAGCAGACGAAGTGTGGTCAGTGTCTACAGGTTGGGTCCAGGTGCTGGGACCTAAAGCATGGATATTTGATTTgaggaactattttttttttttttggtaccagggattgaactcgggggcactcgaccactgagccccacccccagtcctattttttattttatttagagacagggtctcactcagttgcttagtgccttgccattgctgaggctggctttgaacttgtgatcctcctgcctcagcctcccaagccgctgggattacaggtgtgtgccactccaCTCAGCTGACTTGAGGAACTTAAAAAGGGTCTGGAAGACTTCAGTGTGGGAGGAAGAGGGACGGTAGGACAGCTGCCAGACCTGAGTGCTCTGACGGACAGCAAATGCGCTGTTCAGACGTTCAGTCCTGAGCTGCTGAGGAAGGGTGGGTCCCTGTGGCTGAAGTGGAGAAGGGGTGACAAATGCCAGGGGGCTGGTGTTGTAGGACACTGTTGTGTGGCGGGAAACGGCATGTGTGGCTCAGGTTGTGCAGACACCTGAGGAGCCGGTGAGGAGGGTGGCGGGTGGCTAGGGTGGGCGTGGTAAGGTGGGTGTCCAGAGGGTGGGGTTCAGATCTGTTctgagggtggagggaggggtcTGCTGGGTTGGTCCTGGGTGCCAGCATCAGGTAGGGTCCTCctgaggagggagggcagggtgcACAGCTGAGTTTGACTTCCACGTACAGAAGGAGAAACCTGTGCTGCAGGGGACATAGGACTTCCAGAACTCACTGTTCACCTCAGACACCCAATCTGGACCCCAGGTGTCTCTGTTTGGTAAATGTGGCCGCGCTGTGCACAGCCCCCTGTTGGCATGTTGCCAGCAGTCCCACTCTGAGAGCAGATGGCAGTGGCAGGTGGCCTCCTGGGGGCTGGTGCCCTGAGGAGTCAGACAGAGGTGGCCCCTCACTGTGGGGAGTGGGACAACTGGGACCACGAGGGTGGGGGAGGGCCGTGTCTCAGGGCGGACCAGGCCCAGGGGTCTTCCCTCCTGTCCCTGGTGTGACCTTGGCCAGGTGGGCggggcctccctcctgcctcttcctctgtCCAGTGGGCCTGGCCGGGGAAAGTGGGAGTGGAAAGGAGAGGTGAGGACAGCCTCGGGTGCCCTGCTCTGTACCCTTACCCAGAGCTGGACCACGAAGGAACATGGCGGGCAGTTGGTTTAGACCCCAGACCTGGCAAAGGGCTGTGCGCGTGGGTGGGGTCCAGTCACAGTGCTGTCCCACCTCCCTCCACTGCTCCTTGGAGGCTGGCCCTGCCCTGCTTCGTGCCCTCTGGGTGACAGGCTGGCCCTCCCCCTGGGGTCTCCACACTGCCCTGGGCAGCAGATGGCGACCTTGGGAAGGTACCTGGGAGTCCGTGCAGGGAGGGGAGTAAGACGCCTTTCCTGCCCAGGAATCCAGGTGCGGCACGACCAGGACCTGGGCTACATGCACCACAAGTTTGCCATCGTGGACAAGAAGGTGCTCATCACTGGCTCCCTCAACTGGACCACGCAGGCCATCCAGAACAACAGGGAGAACGTCCTGATCATGGAGGACGCCACGTACGTGAAGTTGTTCCTGGAGGAGTTCGAGCGCATCTGGGAAGAGTTCAACCCCACCAAGTACAGCTTTTTCCCACAAAAGAAGCGCAGTCGCTGAAGCTGGGCCCTCCCCTCCAAAGATGCGGGGCTCGTCCTGCCCTGGAAGCCCACCAGCCTGCAGGGGGCAGAGTGTGCTGCCTGGGCAGAGGCCGTGCTGAGACCTCCACCCAGAAAGCCCCCAGTGACCCCTGCCGACTGACTGCCCTGTGTCAGGGAAGGTGGGCTGAGAGGGGAGGTCCCCGTGGTGCcaggtcaggggctggggcttcACCCTTTGCCTTCCACAGTCGCTCAGCCCTGGCTCCCTGCGCCTGGTTTGGGACCTTTGCCTCGTCCTGCTTGAGAACCCAGCTCCTTGGGCTGCACAGTCGGGGTGAGCATCCCACCCACCTTCCGATTCCAGAAAGGTCTCTGGCGGGCTTGGTCCAGCTCAGCCTCGGGGCCTGTCCCTGGGGACCTTCTTTCCCCATCCGGGCCTCTCCTCGCTCCACAGTGCAGCTGGCTCTTGGCACCTGTGCCAGCTCTGGTTAGAGAGTTCGAGAGGGGAGCAGCATGGCAGGCGCTGTCGCGGGGGCCACTGTCCAGGGCCACCTCAGAGCAGGAGCTGCCAGAAAAGGCAGGCCATCCTCCTGGGCCCCTTCCTGGCAGAGTCAGCCCTCCACGGCTACCGTCGTCTTCCTGTGGCAGCGCCGTGCTCTGCTGATGTGGGCTGCGGTGGCCAGAAGCCACGTCTGTTTGTACATGGTGCTCCCACTTTTAACATCCTCGTGTCCGAGGTGGCCTTGTGTGGTCAGGAGCAGTCGCACCTGTAACCCGTGGGCCCACGAGTTCATTCCAGCTCAGTGTGATGCACTGTGGGGACTGGCCTGGGGAACTCCAGGCCGGGAGCCAGCCCCCACCGCGGGGCCTCTACCTGCTGTGTTGAGTGGAGGCTTGGATGACAGGCAGCCAGGAGACAGACCTCTCTGCATTGTGAACTGTTTCCGACTGTCACCACTTATTTTGGCAATGTGTATCTTACATTGTAGATTGAATAACATCTGAAGCTATGATTTTGCTGCTGTTGGTGTTTTTGTAAGATGAGCTGGGTGACTGTCACCAGGAGGGAGCGGGTGGGGTCTCCCATCTGTAGTAGCTCATGCTTCCGTCAACCCCTGGAGACCACTCAGCGCTGTGTGTTTCTCCCCTCCTAAAGTTACCCTTGATTTTGTGCTAGGCAAGTCAAGGCaaagtttatttctaaaaaatgtaATAGAAGCTGTAAAATGTAATATACCCCAAAGTGGTTACGTTAAGTGTGTTCTTCCCAAGTTTGTTAATGCCCATGGTGTGTCCTGGGAGGAGAACACTTGTCACACAGAGCCTTCTGAGTGACACTGCTGTGGGATGCCGGGCTTCTGGCACTTTTGAGTAAATATTGCTGATTCTGGAACGAGAATGCTGTGTGGCCTGGCCTTATTCTGTTGTGTTCAACAGCAGCTGTTCTTCACCAGGACTTTTCTTGCAGGGAATAGACAGCTCTTTAGACACCAGTGGTCAAGACAGGAGCCCCTCCAAGACTGCAGTGAGACTGAGATCCGTCCTGGAGACGAGTGTTTTCTAACGTCCCAGCTTCTCTAGATTCTGTTTCACCTACAAGGCCTGGGGTTCTCAGCCACGTAGGCTTTCCCGCCAGCCTGGTCTGTGACGGCGGGGGCCTTCAGGGAGCCCTGGGCTCCACCAGACTGCACCTTTTCTTCAGAGGGTAGACTGCTGTTCAGATGGCTGCATGTGGCTGTCAGGAACTGGATGCACAAAAGGACCAGCTGAGATATCTGCAGGAGTGTCTGAAGAtttgcaaaatgattttttttcacatattcatttttacttaatgcagtaattatactttttttgtaATCTAAGCAAAAGGAACCTCACAGAATATTCAGATActatttaaatttcctttcttttttttttttaattgaacccagggctttgtttatatgaggcaagtactctaccacctgagctatatccccagcccctaactagCTAAATTCTCTGAAAAAAGCTTTTGTAAAGTTACATATCCACTGAAGAAATATGACACTAAATTTTCCCTCAAAAGTGGAGGCTGgccgggcgcggtggcacacgcctgtaatcccagcggctcgggaagctgaggcaggaggatcacaagttcagagccagcaactgcgaggtgcttagcaactcagtgagaccctgtctttaaataaagtacaaaatagggctggggatggggctcaggggttgaggaccctgagttcaatccccaggtccACACCCTGAAAAAATGTTGGGGGGCTGTTTCCTTTACCAAGGGGTATTTCCTCAGCTTTGGTGCAGATGCCCACAAGCCCTAGGAGCATGAAGGCCACCGGAGCAGGCCCAGATCCCCGGGATGACCATGACAGGCTGGCCAGGCCAGCAGGTGGGAGTCCATCCCTGAGACCCTCAGGGCCATGAAGGCCACCTAGGACAGCACTCTCAGCTGACTGAGGTCCTTCAGGCAGCAGCAGTTGTCAAAGGGCCAGTCCAGGAACAGGCAGCCGGGCTGAGGGGACACCTGCAGCTGGTCCGGCTTCTGTCTCTGCTAGGGATATCTACTCCTCCTGGAAGCAATTCTTGAAATGATGGTGTTGACCCCCTAGTTGGAAGTTAATTGGCCGTAAGTGTAAGGGCCTATTTGAGAACTCTCAATTCCATTCCATTGATGTGTGATTATTCTAATGCCAGTTCCTCACTTGTCTTGATTATTGAAGTTTTGCAACCTGCTAGTACAAGCCCTTTAACTTTGCTCTTTCTCAGCATTGGATATTCTGGGTTCCtttaatttccatatgaattttaagatcaaCTGATAAACTGCTGCAAAAATAagtcaggatttaaaaaaatttttttagttgtagatcgacatgatacctttatttttatttatgcagtactgaggatagaacccagtgcctcacacgtactaggcgagcactgtactgctgagccacaatgcTAGCCCCATAAGTTAGGATTTTGGTagtaattgcattgaatctgtagatcaggTTGGGAAATGTTGCTATCTTGTCTTCCAATCtatgaacatgggatgttttcccatttatttatttatttttaaaatatctttattttacttatttcttttcatgtggtgctgaggattgaacccagggccttgcagatgctaagtgagtgctctaccactgagtcacaaccccagccctgttttcccATTTAAATCTCTTAAAATTTCCTTTGATACTTGTGGTTTGCAGTGTGCAAGTCCTTACACTTCTAAAGTTTAGTTTTTGATGTTATTGTAAACAGAATTGCTTAATTTCAGGTTTAGATTGTTCATAACTAGTGTGTAGAAATACAATATACAATCTTATATCCTACAAGCTTAGTGAACTTATTAATTTGAACAATTTTTAATGGATTCTTTAGGATTTCCCACATACAAGATCATCCTATTTgcagagaaataatttttcttcttccaagtCGGACgcctttctttcccctcccagTTGTTCATGGGAATCCCCAGATGAGCCGTCCTGTGGGCAGAAGTGTGCATCATAGTCTGCAGCAGGGACAGTTTTGTGGGATCCTCTGGACAGTGTTGAATAGAGAGGTTTTGAGAATAAATATCCTTGTCTTGATCGTCATCTTCGGGGATAGCTTCACACAAGGACTTTATCATATTAAGGAAGTTCTCGTCTATTCTCTGTTGACAGATCCCCCTCCCACACCCACCCAAATCACAAGAGGGTGATGGATTTGCAGacataaatggattttaaatcGTACttatatagttaaaaaaaaaaaaaaagcctgtgatGCTGGGCCTAGTGGCCTATTCCCAGAATCCCagtgaggaggctgaggcgggaagatGGAACAAGGCtgagctcagcaacttagtgagaccctgtctcaaaataaaaaagggctggggatgtggctcagtggtagagtgccccagtGCAATCCTCAGTGACCATCCCCTGCAAAATGTGTTAAAAATACAGAGCACTATGTCAGGCCAGTGTCCACACTTTGTTGTGTATATttgaatgtaaattttttttaaataggcaaaAAGTTATCAAAAAGTCCTAAACTACTGGGATAACACTCTAGAAATAACGGTTTATGTATTTAACTTTCCTTTTGCTAAGTTTTATACATTCCTTAAATTGATTTCTAATTGatagtctttgatttttttcctataatattcTGAACAAAAATTTGGATTCCCATACAGTCACTTACATACCTTTTATTCTAAAGCCTGAAAtaagattccaaaaaaaaaattggtttattttaaatttgccatTCAACCAgaactttaaaaacatgaaatagaagagaaaaatcagagtatATTACAGTAAGGGAGAAttgttttgttaaattttgtgtctgtgtgttttgGATCATAATGTAGAATGCAAAACCAAAGGTATGTTTACACTGGAAATGATGAAACAGTGTGGGCAGGATGCAGGGTCCCACGCTGGGTCCCCCACTggtgatcccagtgactccggaggcgCAAGTTCCAGAcccgcctcagcaacttagcaagactgtcccCTGGAAGAGTGAGGAGAAGCGGGGGCTTAGCTTGGTGGTAAgatgtcctgagttcaatccccaggaccaaataaGTaggtaaataaaaagttaaaaatggtaCAGCATGGGGAATCACGGGACCTTGATTACTAAAGGCGTCATAatgaatatttcttatttttttacacCCTGAAGGCTTCTGCAAAGCAATGTACCTTAATTAGATTATagatgtcaaatattttttcttatgactTGTGTGTGAACTTGTCAAAtggatttttatgtgaaatctccTAATTTTGAAATGCTGAAAACTAGTCTAAAACTtctgaaaaaaagtattttaaaaaagcaggTTATAAAACTTca
This window of the Ictidomys tridecemlineatus isolate mIctTri1 chromosome 3, mIctTri1.hap1, whole genome shotgun sequence genome carries:
- the Pld6 gene encoding mitochondrial cardiolipin hydrolase, coding for MGDRKELSGAGSARVEPSPGSAGPTFQPGCAQPLRAWRGRGQRVASTWRGVIRHVSGACLVRRRGALQPGASAAGVMERLRWQMVAVAAAGFALALEALPWLLRRLRAGRPRREVLFFPSQVTCTEALLQAPGAAPARPPSGCPCSLPHCESSLSRLLRALLAARASLELCLFAFSSPQLGRAVQLLHQRGVRVRVITDCDYMALNGSQIGLLRKAGIQVRHDQDLGYMHHKFAIVDKKVLITGSLNWTTQAIQNNRENVLIMEDATYVKLFLEEFERIWEEFNPTKYSFFPQKKRSR